In one Hyphomicrobium sp. 99 genomic region, the following are encoded:
- a CDS encoding fatty acid desaturase, producing the protein MNLSLKQPLRAESRADVSIGDVRPAAAPQASMPETQKQRVRRLAAHCQKFRGAIPRVAVQQLLTTFVPLVLIVGVMFATVEHAYWATLLLAIPAAGLVVRAFIIQHDCGHGSFFSSRGVNDFVGRCMSVFTLTPYGLWRREHAHHHASSGNLDRRGAGDIDTITVREYQQLSNLGKLHYKLYRNPAFLFGLGVPFYFLILQRLPWFHALPPRDTWKSVMGLNVGLVGLYAPLCYFFGYANVLWVGLPVLHLASATGGWLFFIQHQFEETTWDKAEGWDFQVAALLGSSYYKLPKILNWFTGNIGLHHIHHLNSTIPNYRLSACLEGSPELKSINRLTLKDSIRCARLKLWDEDQRRLIRFDELPATA; encoded by the coding sequence TTGAACTTAAGCCTTAAGCAGCCTTTGCGTGCGGAGAGCCGCGCCGATGTTTCGATCGGCGACGTGCGACCTGCAGCCGCGCCGCAGGCTTCGATGCCCGAAACGCAGAAGCAGCGTGTTCGCCGGCTCGCCGCTCACTGCCAGAAATTCCGCGGGGCGATCCCACGCGTCGCGGTCCAGCAATTGCTGACGACTTTCGTGCCGCTCGTCCTCATCGTCGGCGTTATGTTCGCAACTGTTGAACATGCGTACTGGGCGACGCTGCTCCTTGCTATTCCGGCCGCCGGCCTCGTCGTCCGCGCCTTCATCATTCAGCACGATTGCGGCCATGGCTCGTTCTTCTCCTCACGGGGCGTGAACGATTTCGTCGGCCGCTGCATGAGCGTGTTCACGCTGACGCCGTATGGCCTGTGGCGGCGCGAACATGCGCATCATCACGCGTCATCGGGAAATCTCGACCGGCGCGGCGCGGGCGACATCGATACGATTACGGTCCGGGAATATCAGCAGCTCTCCAACCTCGGGAAGCTTCATTACAAGCTCTATCGCAACCCGGCGTTCCTGTTCGGCTTGGGCGTTCCATTCTACTTCCTCATTCTACAGCGGTTGCCGTGGTTCCACGCGCTGCCGCCTCGCGATACCTGGAAGAGCGTGATGGGTCTCAACGTCGGGCTCGTGGGGCTCTATGCTCCCCTTTGCTATTTCTTCGGCTATGCCAACGTACTGTGGGTCGGATTGCCGGTTCTGCATCTCGCGTCGGCGACGGGCGGCTGGCTGTTCTTCATTCAGCATCAGTTCGAAGAGACGACGTGGGACAAGGCCGAAGGCTGGGATTTCCAGGTCGCGGCGTTGCTCGGGTCTTCCTATTACAAGCTGCCGAAAATTCTGAATTGGTTCACGGGCAACATCGGCCTGCACCACATTCATCACCTCAACAGCACGATCCCGAATTACCGGCTGTCGGCTTGCCTTGAGGGAAGCCCGGAATTGAAGTCGATCAATAGGCTGACGCTCAAGGACAGCATCCGTTGCGCGCGTCTCAAGCTTTGGGACGAGGATCAGCGCCGTTTGATCCGGTTCGACGAACTTCCCGCGACAGCTTGA
- a CDS encoding DUF2541 family protein, whose translation MLGRLVLGLCAVLATGAITAAEARHNRYHHHRHHHYGDQLILIAETDVDLALDKYTIDVRQAKGAYKGIRIKNAMGKLFDVQRVQIVYSDGSVWNEDRQIDMYWGERSRPINQTYDSKFIDQIVIEQTPGYGRGRLQIIGIQDRDGRSMDRSGRGTSDRRESLSSGGDLSVRPTVPVATPVKAGQATAGGDVLFGAQYVGFLTDRDVIRVGNEVGKFAKIRLRVLDNDIHINELKVVYANGESDSLAVNADIPKNSRTNWIDLRGDRFIKEIQLVYRSRPSFNGQARIEVFGQYAPGWLGPNGEGRKYNQGWVLLGAQTAGFIGFDKDIIPVGSNEGGFRRIRVTVRDRAITLNEVKIVYSDGEEEIVPVRTRVDAGGTYGPIDLKGTRRQAVDHIEAKYRSRFFDSSAKGKGSAIVEIWGQHY comes from the coding sequence ATGTTGGGGAGACTGGTTCTAGGGCTGTGCGCCGTTCTGGCCACGGGCGCCATCACGGCGGCCGAAGCCCGGCACAACCGATACCATCACCATCGTCATCATCATTATGGCGATCAGTTGATTTTGATTGCCGAAACGGATGTCGACTTAGCACTCGACAAGTACACGATCGACGTGCGGCAAGCGAAAGGGGCTTACAAAGGCATTCGCATCAAGAATGCGATGGGCAAGCTCTTCGATGTTCAGCGCGTGCAGATCGTCTACAGCGACGGCTCGGTCTGGAATGAAGACCGTCAGATCGACATGTACTGGGGCGAACGCAGCCGCCCCATCAACCAGACCTACGACAGCAAATTCATCGACCAGATCGTGATCGAGCAGACGCCGGGCTATGGCCGCGGTCGGCTCCAGATCATCGGCATTCAAGACAGAGACGGCCGGTCGATGGATCGGAGCGGGCGCGGCACATCAGACAGGCGTGAAAGCCTGTCGTCGGGCGGCGATCTTTCGGTCCGGCCGACGGTTCCCGTCGCAACGCCTGTCAAGGCAGGTCAGGCCACGGCGGGTGGCGACGTGTTGTTTGGAGCTCAATACGTTGGCTTCCTGACAGATCGCGACGTCATCCGGGTGGGCAACGAAGTCGGGAAATTCGCGAAAATCCGGCTGCGCGTGCTCGATAACGACATTCACATCAACGAGTTGAAAGTTGTCTACGCCAACGGCGAAAGCGATAGCCTCGCCGTCAACGCAGACATTCCGAAAAACTCGCGCACGAACTGGATCGATCTCAGGGGCGACCGCTTCATCAAGGAGATCCAGCTCGTTTATCGTTCGCGGCCGAGCTTCAACGGGCAAGCCCGGATCGAAGTCTTCGGACAATATGCTCCAGGCTGGCTTGGACCGAATGGCGAAGGCCGCAAATATAACCAGGGCTGGGTGCTGCTTGGCGCTCAGACTGCCGGTTTCATCGGGTTCGACAAAGACATCATCCCGGTCGGCAGCAACGAAGGCGGTTTCCGGCGTATCCGCGTTACAGTTCGCGATCGGGCGATCACCCTTAACGAGGTGAAGATCGTCTACAGCGACGGCGAGGAGGAAATTGTTCCTGTGCGGACGCGGGTGGATGCCGGTGGCACCTATGGTCCGATTGATCTCAAAGGCACGCGCCGCCAAGCTGTCGATCACATTGAAGCCAAATACCGGTCGCGCTTCTTCGACTCGTCCGCGAAAGGCAAAGGCTCAGCAATCGTGGAAATCTGGGGCCAGCATTACTAG
- a CDS encoding thermonuclease family protein, whose protein sequence is MFGWRRRSEGFEWREYVRTTVLVRRADRQRRAEDIRVAAVEKVKNAADAGVGAGRAGVSAARSQISKFLSFIGDALLDIAAAAFAELSRWSKFLWRVVKDSLGGLLQPIREALRVPLDAARDKAKLMPDVARDFPIKAHHLISAALAIGLIYVGGPMLRSADGVGAAVVDLAPGSSQKVTISSEISGQATAIAGDAMRVDGVNVRIDGIEAPSNQQPCYRANGRKWNCAAAARTGLSKIIRGRVVTCTRSGQDDAGRTLAQCTVDGSDLATQLVRNGYVFAASSYFSSLGSEETAARNAKAGIWQGEVARPQAWRDQTWEMAKRQAPDGCPIKGVVRASSKIYTLPWSEAYASAKVRPERGERWFCSEDEAKAAGFSSSDRS, encoded by the coding sequence ATGTTCGGGTGGCGTAGACGTAGCGAAGGCTTCGAATGGCGAGAGTACGTGCGCACGACGGTTCTCGTGCGCCGTGCGGACCGGCAGCGCCGTGCTGAGGACATTCGCGTCGCAGCCGTCGAGAAGGTCAAGAACGCTGCCGATGCCGGTGTCGGAGCGGGCCGCGCCGGCGTCTCTGCCGCGCGCTCGCAAATTTCAAAGTTCCTCTCGTTCATCGGCGACGCGCTTCTCGATATTGCAGCGGCTGCATTTGCCGAGCTTTCGCGTTGGTCGAAATTCTTGTGGCGCGTCGTCAAGGATTCGCTCGGCGGACTTCTCCAGCCGATCCGGGAGGCTCTGCGCGTTCCGCTCGATGCGGCGCGCGACAAAGCCAAGTTGATGCCAGACGTCGCCCGGGATTTCCCGATCAAGGCGCATCATCTCATCAGTGCGGCGCTGGCTATCGGGCTGATCTACGTCGGCGGCCCCATGCTGCGCAGCGCTGACGGCGTTGGCGCCGCGGTTGTCGACCTCGCCCCGGGCAGTTCGCAGAAAGTCACGATTTCGTCCGAGATTTCGGGGCAGGCGACGGCGATAGCCGGCGATGCCATGCGGGTTGATGGCGTCAACGTTCGTATCGACGGGATCGAAGCGCCCTCGAACCAGCAACCTTGCTACCGGGCGAACGGCCGCAAATGGAATTGCGCGGCGGCGGCTCGAACGGGCCTTAGCAAGATCATCCGCGGACGCGTCGTGACCTGTACCCGTTCGGGACAGGACGATGCCGGTCGCACGCTCGCGCAGTGCACTGTCGACGGCTCGGATCTCGCGACCCAGCTGGTTCGTAACGGGTATGTCTTCGCTGCCAGCTCGTACTTCAGCTCGCTCGGGAGCGAGGAAACTGCCGCACGCAATGCCAAAGCCGGCATCTGGCAGGGCGAGGTCGCGCGTCCGCAGGCTTGGCGCGACCAGACCTGGGAGATGGCCAAGCGGCAAGCGCCGGACGGCTGCCCCATCAAGGGCGTCGTTCGGGCGTCGTCGAAAATCTACACTCTGCCGTGGTCGGAAGCCTATGCCAGCGCCAAGGTCCGGCCGGAACGCGGCGAGCGCTGGTTCTGCAGCGAGGACGAGGCGAAAGCCGCCGGCTTCTCTTCATCGGACAGGTCCTGA
- a CDS encoding serine/threonine-protein kinase yields the protein MTQLVALPDGTELAGDYKIVRVLGAGGFGVTYLADEPELTRKVSIKEYFPSDFALRTESLEATPRSEGCKSDYNWGLDRFIEEAQTLAKFDHHNIVKVHRIFRANNTAYMVLRFEEGKNLKAWLKDLGRAPRQKELDQIVAPLLDALEVIHKADFLHRDIAPDNIIIRNNGDPVLIDFGAARSDIAAHSKTKTVSALVKPGYSPYEQYAETSRQQGAWTDIYAFAATLYHAVTGKRPPDSPSRMLKDEMVPVREAALGGYRATFLDAIQQALSLTPDGRPQSVAAWRGALLAPEPEKPGLFQRFKEKTEVRRRNDEAQRAAEAVTMTPVPPPPDAPGPKGGMLDFVDALKSPSAAKRKVAQTAPPAAPPAPQPVAAKKTSRAEKAKAEKAKAEKAKPVEKLPPLPPPPRVVAEKVKSKPKIRPKPDVARRPFLRRLTTRLMIAAAIAGVAFAFHDRIPQMLKTRGNAITTGAISKPTATADPSLTQTAQIKAFDGAIDKLALSGNGRLIVTASEEPTLKIWSYDSHYQQGTIPLEDGPATTLAVRNNRVVTGHSNGAIAVYDLESRHRLFRFKRNDATIWSVAFVGSEDRIAAASHDWSVAVWETASEGAPSAVLDGHENAVQAIAADTSGQWIASGGADRAIRIWNADTRDTRRIYRNNSDYISSLAFSPDGAMLVAGGLDGSIKLLSMNSYRMQRSLSGHNARITSLAFSSSDDLMASASDDGVVRIRSLKRLRNYIPLTGVGSGAKAVAFSNDGHTLLTGGQDGVIRLWSLPEAQIAQRN from the coding sequence ATGACGCAGCTTGTCGCTTTACCGGACGGCACGGAGCTCGCGGGCGATTATAAAATCGTGCGTGTTCTCGGCGCAGGCGGTTTCGGCGTCACGTATCTTGCGGACGAGCCGGAGCTGACGCGCAAGGTCAGCATCAAAGAATATTTCCCTAGCGATTTCGCGCTTCGAACCGAGAGCCTGGAAGCGACGCCGCGCTCCGAGGGTTGTAAGAGCGACTACAATTGGGGTCTCGATCGCTTCATCGAAGAAGCGCAGACGCTCGCGAAGTTCGATCACCACAACATCGTCAAGGTGCACCGAATCTTTCGGGCCAACAACACCGCCTACATGGTGCTGCGTTTCGAGGAAGGGAAGAACCTCAAGGCGTGGCTGAAAGATCTCGGGCGGGCGCCGCGCCAAAAAGAGCTCGACCAAATCGTGGCGCCACTGCTCGACGCGCTCGAGGTGATCCACAAAGCGGATTTCCTCCATCGCGATATTGCTCCCGACAACATCATCATTCGGAACAACGGCGATCCGGTGCTGATCGACTTCGGCGCCGCGCGGAGCGACATCGCAGCTCATTCGAAAACGAAGACCGTCTCGGCGCTCGTCAAACCGGGCTACAGCCCCTACGAACAGTATGCCGAGACGAGCCGCCAGCAGGGCGCCTGGACAGATATCTACGCATTTGCGGCGACGCTCTATCACGCGGTGACCGGAAAGCGGCCGCCGGATTCGCCGTCGCGGATGCTCAAGGACGAGATGGTCCCCGTTCGCGAGGCCGCGCTCGGCGGATATCGCGCGACGTTTCTCGATGCCATTCAGCAGGCACTTTCGCTGACGCCTGATGGACGGCCGCAATCAGTTGCTGCTTGGCGAGGCGCGCTTCTTGCGCCGGAGCCCGAAAAGCCCGGCCTCTTTCAGCGCTTCAAGGAGAAGACGGAAGTCCGCCGCCGCAACGACGAGGCTCAGCGTGCGGCCGAGGCCGTCACCATGACACCCGTTCCGCCGCCGCCCGATGCTCCGGGGCCCAAAGGCGGGATGCTGGATTTCGTCGACGCGTTGAAGAGCCCTTCCGCGGCGAAGCGAAAAGTTGCTCAGACTGCGCCTCCGGCAGCTCCCCCAGCGCCGCAGCCGGTGGCGGCGAAGAAAACGTCCCGCGCTGAAAAGGCGAAGGCCGAGAAGGCCAAGGCCGAAAAGGCAAAGCCGGTGGAGAAGCTGCCACCATTGCCTCCGCCGCCGCGTGTGGTCGCCGAAAAGGTGAAGTCCAAACCGAAGATCCGTCCGAAGCCCGACGTTGCGCGGCGTCCATTCCTGCGGCGGCTTACGACACGGCTGATGATCGCCGCGGCGATCGCGGGCGTCGCTTTTGCCTTCCACGATCGCATTCCGCAGATGCTCAAGACTCGCGGCAACGCGATCACCACGGGAGCGATCTCAAAGCCCACCGCGACGGCAGATCCGTCCCTCACACAGACGGCCCAGATCAAGGCTTTCGACGGTGCCATCGACAAGCTCGCCCTCAGCGGCAACGGACGTTTGATTGTTACAGCGTCGGAAGAACCGACGCTCAAAATATGGTCGTATGATTCCCATTATCAGCAGGGCACGATCCCGCTTGAAGATGGGCCTGCGACCACGCTCGCCGTGCGGAACAACCGGGTTGTCACGGGGCATTCGAACGGCGCTATCGCCGTCTACGATCTTGAATCGCGACACCGCCTTTTCCGCTTCAAGCGCAACGACGCGACGATCTGGTCGGTCGCATTCGTCGGTTCCGAGGATCGCATCGCGGCGGCGAGCCACGACTGGAGCGTCGCCGTTTGGGAGACGGCTTCAGAGGGCGCGCCTTCTGCTGTTCTCGACGGTCATGAGAACGCCGTCCAGGCCATCGCCGCCGATACGTCGGGCCAATGGATCGCGTCTGGCGGGGCCGACCGCGCCATCAGAATTTGGAATGCCGACACGCGCGACACGCGGCGGATCTATCGCAACAATTCCGATTACATCTCGTCGCTCGCGTTCTCGCCGGATGGGGCGATGCTGGTGGCGGGCGGCCTCGACGGTTCGATCAAGCTTCTGTCGATGAATTCCTATCGCATGCAGCGTTCGCTCAGCGGCCATAACGCCCGCATCACATCGCTTGCGTTTTCAAGTTCCGATGATTTGATGGCATCTGCGTCAGATGACGGCGTCGTGCGGATCAGAAGCCTGAAGCGGCTGCGGAACTATATTCCGCTGACTGGCGTGGGCTCAGGCGCCAAGGCCGTAGCTTTCTCCAACGACGGACATACACTTCTGACGGGTGGTCAGGATGGCGTCATCAGGCTGTGGTCGCTTCCGGAAGCACAGATCGCGCAGCGCAATTGA
- a CDS encoding FHA domain-containing protein — protein MAVLTFPAHAGGAETVIDTSLRFASVAEELFSAGYRAAPALMLGVVLATVLPLLAMLMKVSEPLRRSPDATLRYRPGRNEKFEAEVANILGSRNRLPFVEIESTGRKMRCAILRDMLRIGREHDNDIRIPSRSVHRYHAAIHRDLDDWHITDLTGVESNGLIVNGRRCCEARLNDGDVIELGPGKLRFRAGFG, from the coding sequence ATGGCAGTCTTGACTTTCCCCGCACATGCTGGCGGCGCGGAAACCGTGATCGATACATCGCTCCGCTTTGCGAGCGTGGCCGAAGAATTGTTTTCGGCAGGCTATCGGGCAGCGCCCGCGTTGATGCTCGGCGTTGTTCTCGCAACGGTTTTGCCACTTCTGGCGATGCTGATGAAGGTTTCAGAACCGCTTCGCCGCTCCCCTGATGCAACGCTGCGCTATCGGCCCGGACGCAATGAAAAGTTCGAGGCGGAGGTTGCGAATATCCTGGGCAGCCGCAACCGGCTTCCCTTCGTCGAAATCGAAAGCACAGGCCGCAAAATGCGCTGCGCGATCCTGCGCGACATGCTTCGAATTGGCCGGGAACACGACAACGACATCCGCATCCCAAGCCGGTCCGTGCATCGCTATCATGCGGCGATCCATCGTGATTTGGACGATTGGCACATCACCGATCTGACAGGCGTGGAGAGCAACGGTTTGATCGTCAACGGCAGACGCTGCTGCGAAGCGCGCCTCAACGATGGCGATGTCATTGAGCTCGGGCCGGGGAAACTGCGGTTTCGCGCTGGATTCGGATAA
- a CDS encoding FHA domain-containing protein, translating into MTIERGETTAGNEAKAVKPHKFLGSLRDALMAAGRDDTVPAGAARANSAVPPVPVSAVPIAASVEKIAPPPVPAPEIPSAEEAARLARTPPEPKMPDRVAAPNETDAPPTTRVIRPEPAKPRKAEPEAPPRTVLVRGKQKIEHGVFERDPVVGFLIVVGGPGLGSYRPIFEGNNTVGRSADNRIPLDFGDETISNEAQAYVRYDSSDRSFLFVPNLAKTNVVSVNDKRPAGPVPLHPMDVITFGRTQVAFLPFCGSDFDWSEISEA; encoded by the coding sequence ATGACCATCGAGCGCGGGGAAACGACCGCAGGGAATGAGGCGAAAGCCGTGAAACCGCATAAATTTCTGGGCTCATTGAGGGACGCTCTCATGGCCGCGGGCCGCGATGACACGGTGCCCGCTGGAGCCGCGCGCGCGAACTCCGCCGTTCCTCCAGTGCCCGTTTCCGCTGTGCCGATCGCCGCGTCTGTAGAGAAGATCGCGCCCCCTCCCGTGCCGGCGCCCGAGATCCCAAGTGCCGAGGAAGCCGCGCGTTTGGCGCGCACACCGCCGGAGCCAAAAATGCCTGATCGCGTCGCAGCACCGAATGAGACGGATGCACCGCCGACAACCCGCGTCATTCGCCCCGAACCCGCCAAGCCCCGGAAAGCCGAGCCCGAGGCGCCCCCGCGCACGGTTCTCGTCCGCGGCAAGCAGAAGATCGAACATGGGGTGTTCGAGCGCGATCCCGTCGTCGGCTTCTTGATCGTCGTCGGCGGCCCGGGCCTCGGCTCCTACCGGCCGATTTTCGAAGGCAACAATACCGTCGGCAGGTCAGCCGATAATCGCATTCCGCTCGATTTTGGCGATGAGACCATCTCCAACGAAGCGCAGGCGTATGTGCGCTACGATTCGAGCGATCGGTCTTTCCTCTTCGTGCCAAATCTTGCTAAGACGAATGTCGTTTCTGTGAACGATAAGCGACCGGCTGGCCCCGTGCCGCTGCATCCGATGGACGTAATAACATTCGGGCGCACGCAAGTCGCATTCCTGCCGTTCTGCGGGAGCGATTTCGACTGGTCCGAGATATCCGAAGCTTAA
- a CDS encoding PP2C family serine/threonine-protein phosphatase, with protein MPPFEHAIAATRGARDYQEDTAAFMSDGSEPVSMSSEGPGYDQGGFAVLADGMGGHTGGALASKTVCENFLEFVASAQGNVGERLISGLGAANAAVASKIAENPLLAGMGSTLIGAAFGPAGIEWVSVGDSPLFLFRRGEVALLNEDHSLAPELDRMVAEGKLTAAEARHDPRRHMLRSAVTGEEIDLLDVSRQPLKLEPGDYVVLASDGIATLETGEIARLIQGYAKDGAAAVAKAIIRSIEAMREPYQDNATVLVVRAVG; from the coding sequence ATGCCGCCGTTCGAGCACGCAATCGCCGCAACGCGCGGAGCCAGAGATTATCAGGAAGATACCGCTGCCTTCATGTCTGATGGCAGCGAGCCTGTCTCTATGTCGAGCGAAGGTCCGGGCTACGACCAGGGCGGCTTCGCTGTCCTGGCCGATGGCATGGGTGGCCATACCGGTGGCGCACTCGCGAGCAAGACCGTCTGCGAGAACTTTTTGGAGTTCGTTGCCTCGGCCCAAGGCAATGTGGGCGAGCGCCTGATCTCTGGCCTGGGCGCAGCCAATGCTGCGGTCGCATCCAAAATCGCCGAGAACCCTCTTCTTGCGGGAATGGGATCGACGCTCATCGGCGCCGCCTTCGGACCGGCCGGCATCGAATGGGTCAGCGTCGGCGATAGCCCGCTCTTTCTTTTCAGGCGCGGCGAGGTGGCTCTCTTGAACGAGGATCATTCTCTCGCGCCCGAACTCGATAGGATGGTCGCCGAAGGCAAGTTGACCGCTGCCGAAGCCCGTCACGATCCACGTCGCCACATGCTCCGATCGGCGGTGACGGGTGAAGAAATCGATCTTCTCGATGTCTCGCGACAGCCGTTGAAACTGGAGCCCGGCGATTATGTCGTCCTGGCGAGCGACGGTATTGCGACGCTCGAAACGGGCGAAATCGCGCGCCTCATCCAAGGCTACGCGAAGGATGGTGCGGCCGCCGTTGCCAAGGCCATCATCCGATCGATCGAAGCAATGCGTGAGCCTTATCAGGACAACGCGACCGTGCTCGTCGTCAGAGCTGTCGGCTGA
- a CDS encoding cyclic nucleotide-gated ion channel: MQELTDRSLDYSPRASQSRTLRQRVYEIIETGHGESWASRIFDGFIVVLILLNVAAFVAETVPKLRAAWSQEFYYFERFSVAIFTIEYLLRLWTAVEVPYLSRTSPWRARLKLARQPALLIDLFAILPFYLSGLFAIDLRILRTLRLLRFLKLSRYSPAMYTLIRVLSNERRALLGAGLLLAAALLFSSTLMYYVEGDAQPDKFGSVPDAAWWAIATLTTVGYGDAAPVTALGKVIGGITMITGLCILALPVAIISTGFAQELQRRDFVVTWSLMSRVPLLARLDAKEAAEIMPLLQAHNLPPNFEVVRKGAPGDAVYFIASGKLETRTDDGERVYGAGDVFGVAAMFDESLHRDAVITSSKCRLLKLQRDDFYRLASRQPHIASRIRNLATNFRDDT, translated from the coding sequence TTGCAGGAACTCACGGATCGTTCGCTCGATTATTCGCCGCGTGCGTCGCAAAGCAGGACGCTGCGCCAACGCGTGTACGAGATCATCGAGACGGGGCACGGCGAGAGTTGGGCGAGCAGGATCTTCGACGGCTTCATCGTAGTCCTCATTCTGTTGAATGTCGCCGCCTTCGTTGCCGAGACGGTGCCAAAGCTCAGAGCGGCGTGGAGCCAGGAATTTTATTATTTCGAACGCTTCTCGGTCGCGATTTTCACCATCGAGTATCTGTTGAGGCTTTGGACCGCCGTCGAAGTTCCCTATCTATCGCGCACCTCGCCGTGGCGAGCCCGGCTGAAACTCGCGCGGCAACCTGCCTTACTCATCGATCTTTTCGCGATCCTGCCATTCTATCTCAGCGGTCTCTTCGCGATCGACCTTCGCATACTCCGAACGCTGCGGCTGCTACGGTTCCTGAAGCTTTCTCGTTACTCGCCTGCGATGTACACGCTCATTCGCGTGCTTTCGAATGAGCGCCGGGCCCTCCTCGGCGCCGGTCTTCTGCTGGCAGCGGCGCTGCTCTTCTCCTCAACGCTCATGTATTACGTAGAAGGCGACGCGCAGCCGGATAAATTCGGCAGCGTGCCGGACGCGGCGTGGTGGGCCATCGCGACGTTGACAACGGTCGGCTACGGCGACGCGGCGCCCGTCACCGCACTCGGAAAAGTCATTGGCGGCATCACGATGATCACTGGTCTTTGCATTCTCGCGCTGCCGGTCGCCATCATTTCGACGGGCTTCGCGCAAGAGCTGCAGCGGCGCGACTTCGTCGTTACGTGGTCGCTGATGTCGCGCGTGCCATTGTTGGCGCGGCTCGATGCGAAGGAAGCCGCCGAGATCATGCCTCTTCTGCAGGCGCACAATCTTCCGCCGAACTTCGAAGTCGTGAGAAAGGGCGCGCCCGGCGATGCCGTGTACTTTATCGCTTCAGGCAAACTTGAAACGCGTACCGACGACGGCGAGCGCGTGTACGGAGCGGGCGATGTCTTCGGTGTGGCGGCGATGTTCGATGAAAGCTTGCATAGAGATGCCGTCATCACGTCATCCAAATGCCGATTGCTGAAATTGCAAAGAGACGATTTTTATCGTCTCGCATCCAGGCAGCCGCATATCGCGTCGCGTATTCGCAATCTCGCCACCAACTTTCGTGACGACACTTGA